One region of Triticum aestivum cultivar Chinese Spring chromosome 6B, IWGSC CS RefSeq v2.1, whole genome shotgun sequence genomic DNA includes:
- the LOC123135913 gene encoding uncharacterized protein — translation MTPSLRRRPSSPASAPPLDDDDLLSEILLRLPPQPSSLPRASVVCKRWRGLVSDPGFLSRFRIHHRRNPPLLGCFVKTSDDLYFEPTLEPPNHVPRGRFSLQNLPSDSFLLLGCRHGLVLIFDWRKLQILVWDLANGIQQSTASPPGFHMVETLIHLQGAVLRAAAGVQHFQVCLAGLERGSQQNYARVIACVYSSETGSWGNLVSTAFPSVPYLHVDPTMVFMAKPGVLVGDFLYWALTGNFVRIIEFDLKRQSLAVIGIPVDMDPWRHYEYSVMRADDGGLGFLFLSDFSAQLWKRKTDCDGAAPWVLGRTIELDKLLSLNLHNERAPLRILGYAEENNVVFLSTVHGVFMIQLDPLQSNNVVFLSTVLGVSPLYYPFESIYTAGMGIAGGHDGAKLLHNA, via the exons ATGACGCCCAGCCTTCGCCGCCGCCCCAGCTCGCCGGCGTCGGCGCCGCCGCTGGACGACGACGACCTcctctccgagatcctcctccgtcTCCCTCCGCAGCCGTCTTCCCTCCCACGCGCCTCCGTCGTCTGCAAGCGCTGGCGCGGCCTCGTCTCCGACCCCGGCTTCCTCAGCCGCTTCCGGATCCACCACCGCCGCAACCCTCCCCTCCTCGGCTGCTTCGTCAAAACTTCCGACGATCTCTACTTCGAGCCTACCCTGGAGCCCCCCAACCATGTCCCGCGCGGCCGCTTCTCCCTGCAGAACCTCCCCAGCGACAGCTTCCTGCTCCTCGGATGCCGCCATGGCCTCGTGCTAATCTTCGACTGGAGGAAGTTGCAGATCCTGGTGTGGGATCTCGCCAACGGCATCCAGCAAAGCACCGCCTCCCCCCCGGGGTTTCACATGGTGGAGACCCTGATCCACCTCCAGGGGGCAGTGCTTCGTGCTGCCGCAGGCGTCCAGCACTTCCAGGTGTGTTTGGCAGGCTTGGAGAGAGGCTCCCAACAAAATTATGCACGAGTGATAGCCTGCGTTTACTCGTCCGAGACCGGCAGCTGGGGTAATCTCGTCTCAACAGCATTTCCATCCGTGCCTTATCtgcatgtagatcccaccatggTTTTTATGGCCAAGCCCGGTGTGCTGGTTGGGGATTTCCTTTACTGGGCGCTTACTGGGAATTTTGTTCGAATTATCGAGTTTGATCTCAAGAGGCAGAGCCTAGCTGTGATAGGGATCCCTGTGGATATGGATCCTTGGAGACATTACGAGTACTCGGTTATGCGGGCAGATGATGGTGGGCTTGGCTTCCTCTTTCTGTCAGACTTCAGCGCCCAATTGTGGAAGAGGAAGACTGATTGTGATGGTGCTGCTCCATGGGTGCTGGGAAGAACTATTGAACTGGACAAGCTACTTTCCCTAAATTTACATAATGAGAGAGCGCCCCTAAGGATTCTAGGATATGCTGAGGAAAATAATGTGGTGTTCTTGTCGACAGTTCACGGTGTCTTCATGATCCAGCTTGACCCATTGCAGTCAAATAATGTGGTGTTCTTGTCGACAGTTCTCGGTGTCTCTCCTCTCTATTATCCATTCGAAAGTATCTATACTGCAG gcatGGGCATTGCTGGTGGTCATGATGGGGCTAAACTTTTGCACAATGCATAA